In Gadus chalcogrammus isolate NIFS_2021 chromosome 23, NIFS_Gcha_1.0, whole genome shotgun sequence, a genomic segment contains:
- the LOC130377344 gene encoding spermatogenesis-associated protein 13-like isoform X2 gives MEVTPYLQPGVDLSLLNQWISSGHAVYAEALWDHVTMGEQELAFEAGNVIRVLDASHEDWWWGRRAEQEAWFPSTFVRVRVNQEDFSSESVANQEGLAQLRDPHSLQHLDQMRTNVVQEIMNTERMYIKHLRDICEGYIRQCRKHPTMFTEPQLLTIFSNIEDIYRFQRQFLRELESKYNKEQPHLSEIGSCFLSQEEGFSIYSEYCNTHPTASAELHRLMKMGRYKHFFEACRLLQQMINISIAGFLLTPVQKICKYPLQLGELLKYTPADHSDYGGVSSAYGAMKNVASLINERKRRLESIDTMAQWQVSILHWEGADVLERSSELIHSGELTRVALQGAKSQQRFFFLFDHQLVYCKKDVLRRDLLHYRGRLDMDQTEVQELADGRDPGLGLTLRNALRLRNASTLEGLCILCCRKPQDKQRWLDAFARERHRVQEDQEMGMEISEEQRQLAIFNARKLKQGKIKAIGYSGSVPPHHQSHQQNLHPLHQRHVTVPTSVPQQPVFSLAEPPKRKPAHLWHSITRSTLFKK, from the exons ATGGAGGTCACGCCCTACCTGCAGCCCGGGGTGGATCTCTCCCTACTCAACCAG tggaTCAGCTCGGGCCATGCGGTCTATGCCGAGGCTCTGTGGGACCACGTCACCATGGGGGAGCAGGAGCTGGCCTTCGAGGCAGGGAACGTGATCCGCGTGCTGGACGCCTCCCATGAGGACTGGTGGTGGGGCCGCAGGGCGGAGCAGGAGGCCTGGTTCCCCTCCACCTTCGTCAGG GTGCGTGTGAACCAGGAGGACTTTAGCTCTGAGAGCGTAGCGAACCAGGAGGGTCTGGCCCAGCTCCGAGACCCCCACAGCCTGCAGCACCTGGACCAGATGAGGACCAACGTGGTCCAGGAGATCATGAACACGGAGCGCATGTACATCAAGCACCTCCGGGACATCTGTGAG GGGTACATCCGGCAGTGCCGTAAGCACCCCACCATGTTCACGGAGCCCCAGCTGCTGACCATCTTCAGCAACATCGAGGACATCTACCGCTTCCAGAGGCAGTTCCTGCGCGAGCTGGAGAGCAAGTACAACAAGGAGCAGCCCCACCTCAGTGAGATTGGCTCCTGCTTCCTGTCCCAG gagGAGGGCTTCTCCATCTACTCTGAGTACTGTAACACCCACCCGACGGCCAGCGCCGAGCTCCACCGCCTCATGAAGATGGGCCGCTACAAGCACTTCTTCGAGGCCTGCCGGCTGCTGCAGCAGATGATCAACATCTCCATCGCTGGCTTCCTGCTCACGCCTGTCCAGAAGATCTGCAAGTACCCGCTGCAGCTGGGCGAGCTGCTGAAATACACCCCCGCGGACCACAG tgacTACGGCGGGGTGAGCAGTGCGTATGGCGCCATGAAGAACGTGGCCAGTCTGATCAACGAGAGGAAGCGGAGGCTGGAGAGCATCGACACCATGGCCCAGTGGCAGGTCTCCATCCTGCATTGGGAG GGGGCCGACGTGCTGGAGCGCAGCTCGGAGCTGATCCACTCGGGGGAGCTGACCCGCGTGGCCCTGCAGGGGGCGAAGAGCCAGCAGCGCTTCTTCTTCCTGTTTGACCACCAGCTGGTGTACTGCAAGAAGGACGTGCTGCGGCGCGACCTGCTGCACTACCGCGGCCGCCTGGACATGGACCAGACGGAGGTCCAGGAGCTGGCGGACGGCCGCGACCCCGGCCTGGGCCTCACCCTGAGGAACGCCCTGCGCCTGCGCAACGCCTCCACCCTGGAGGGCCTGTGCATCCTGTGCTGCCGCAAGCCCCAGGACAAGCAGCGCTGGCTGGACGCCTTCGCCCGCGAGAGGCACCGCGTGCAGGAGGACCAGGAGATGG GCATGGAGATCAGTGAGGAACAGAGACAACTCGCTATATTCAACGCCAGGAAACTCAAACAAGGGAAGATCAAAG CCATTGGCTACTCCGGTTCGGTCCCGCCCCACCACCAAAGCCACCAGCAGAACCTCCACCCGCTCCACCAGCGTCACGTTACCGTACCGACCAGCGTGCCCCAGCAACCCGTGTTCTCATTGGCCGAGCCCCCCAAGCGAAAGCCCGCCCACCTGTGGCACTCCATCACACGGAGTACCCTCTTCAAGAAGTGA
- the LOC130377344 gene encoding spermatogenesis-associated protein 13-like isoform X3, with protein sequence MVRPVDWQMGVCCVIAGSSTPCRPTTDPSTAHGLVVAIVRVNQEDFSSESVANQEGLAQLRDPHSLQHLDQMRTNVVQEIMNTERMYIKHLRDICEGYIRQCRKHPTMFTEPQLLTIFSNIEDIYRFQRQFLRELESKYNKEQPHLSEIGSCFLSQEEGFSIYSEYCNTHPTASAELHRLMKMGRYKHFFEACRLLQQMINISIAGFLLTPVQKICKYPLQLGELLKYTPADHSDYGGVSSAYGAMKNVASLINERKRRLESIDTMAQWQVSILHWEGADVLERSSELIHSGELTRVALQGAKSQQRFFFLFDHQLVYCKKDVLRRDLLHYRGRLDMDQTEVQELADGRDPGLGLTLRNALRLRNASTLEGLCILCCRKPQDKQRWLDAFARERHRVQEDQEMGMEISEEQRQLAIFNARKLKQGKIKAIGYSGSVPPHHQSHQQNLHPLHQRHVTVPTSVPQQPVFSLAEPPKRKPAHLWHSITRSTLFKK encoded by the exons ATGGTGAGGCCTGTTGATTGGCAGATGGGCGTCTGCTGTGTGATTGCTGGTAGCAGCACACCCTGCCGACCAACGACGGATCCTTCCACTGCACATGGACTTGTTGTTGCCATA GTGCGTGTGAACCAGGAGGACTTTAGCTCTGAGAGCGTAGCGAACCAGGAGGGTCTGGCCCAGCTCCGAGACCCCCACAGCCTGCAGCACCTGGACCAGATGAGGACCAACGTGGTCCAGGAGATCATGAACACGGAGCGCATGTACATCAAGCACCTCCGGGACATCTGTGAG GGGTACATCCGGCAGTGCCGTAAGCACCCCACCATGTTCACGGAGCCCCAGCTGCTGACCATCTTCAGCAACATCGAGGACATCTACCGCTTCCAGAGGCAGTTCCTGCGCGAGCTGGAGAGCAAGTACAACAAGGAGCAGCCCCACCTCAGTGAGATTGGCTCCTGCTTCCTGTCCCAG gagGAGGGCTTCTCCATCTACTCTGAGTACTGTAACACCCACCCGACGGCCAGCGCCGAGCTCCACCGCCTCATGAAGATGGGCCGCTACAAGCACTTCTTCGAGGCCTGCCGGCTGCTGCAGCAGATGATCAACATCTCCATCGCTGGCTTCCTGCTCACGCCTGTCCAGAAGATCTGCAAGTACCCGCTGCAGCTGGGCGAGCTGCTGAAATACACCCCCGCGGACCACAG tgacTACGGCGGGGTGAGCAGTGCGTATGGCGCCATGAAGAACGTGGCCAGTCTGATCAACGAGAGGAAGCGGAGGCTGGAGAGCATCGACACCATGGCCCAGTGGCAGGTCTCCATCCTGCATTGGGAG GGGGCCGACGTGCTGGAGCGCAGCTCGGAGCTGATCCACTCGGGGGAGCTGACCCGCGTGGCCCTGCAGGGGGCGAAGAGCCAGCAGCGCTTCTTCTTCCTGTTTGACCACCAGCTGGTGTACTGCAAGAAGGACGTGCTGCGGCGCGACCTGCTGCACTACCGCGGCCGCCTGGACATGGACCAGACGGAGGTCCAGGAGCTGGCGGACGGCCGCGACCCCGGCCTGGGCCTCACCCTGAGGAACGCCCTGCGCCTGCGCAACGCCTCCACCCTGGAGGGCCTGTGCATCCTGTGCTGCCGCAAGCCCCAGGACAAGCAGCGCTGGCTGGACGCCTTCGCCCGCGAGAGGCACCGCGTGCAGGAGGACCAGGAGATGG GCATGGAGATCAGTGAGGAACAGAGACAACTCGCTATATTCAACGCCAGGAAACTCAAACAAGGGAAGATCAAAG CCATTGGCTACTCCGGTTCGGTCCCGCCCCACCACCAAAGCCACCAGCAGAACCTCCACCCGCTCCACCAGCGTCACGTTACCGTACCGACCAGCGTGCCCCAGCAACCCGTGTTCTCATTGGCCGAGCCCCCCAAGCGAAAGCCCGCCCACCTGTGGCACTCCATCACACGGAGTACCCTCTTCAAGAAGTGA